A section of the Carya illinoinensis cultivar Pawnee chromosome 12, C.illinoinensisPawnee_v1, whole genome shotgun sequence genome encodes:
- the LOC122289290 gene encoding protein FAR1-RELATED SEQUENCE 5-like codes for MPFAPFVGVNHHGQSILLGAGLISSEDTETFVWLFETWLQCMDGIAPKAIITDQDRAMKNAIALVFPNTRHRFCLWHILKKVPEKLGSYGSYKTGMKGALMKCVYDTQRVDEFEKCWDELLTTYNLHENAWLQSLYVEREHWVPAFLKETNVKEFVDQFDNALKKKIENENLTDFQSFNVTIPCISRSSIEKRFQELYMIAKFKEVQQQVNGIIDLNLKLLPSDGAIKTYMVEDEVALEEFTKLVTYFVDFSKVDAVAKYSCGLFEMRGILCRHILAVFRCNDIRYFPEIYILDRWRKDIKRRYTLIHSSYDEGDQWPDANRYSSLLSICYQMITHAASSRKYTEDARSKLYAMIELYRANEEPPSFTQIGSNASDTANDTTVGCSGEVHSPRVVRGKGKPPSLRRASRMEIDMRKAKAKLKKAPAKGKRKERDGGDTRSMDKGDTPVVEVCRSLFGPSEIDRTRYEHMQPAGGQSSIMFSEEPCKARKKRFYVITIQGKVLHDFTCITMVEDEVLQDFTKLLKAETFTCTN; via the exons atgccctttgcaccatttgttggtgtaaaccaccatgggcaATCAATTTTGTTGGGAGCTGGCTTGATTTCTAGTGAGGATACCGAGACATTTGTTTGGTTATTCGAGACATGGTTGCAATGTATGGATGGTATCGCTCCGAAAGCCATTATCACTGATCAAGATAGAGCGATGAAAAATGCAATCGCTCTTGTCTTTCCAAATACAAGACATAGATTTTGTCTTTGGCATATACTTAAGAAAGTTCCCGAGAAACTTGGCTCATATGGTTCCTACAAAACTGGGATGAAAGGTGCCttgatgaaatgtgtatatGACACCCAACGTGTTGATGAGTTTGAGAAGTGTTGGGATGAGTTGCTTACCACTTACAACTTGCATGAGAATGCGTGGTTGCAGAGCCTATACGTTGAGCGTGAACATTGGGTCCCAGCATTTTTGAAGGA AACAAATGTAAAGGAGTTTGTAGACCAATTTGACAACgcattgaaaaaaaagattgagaatgaaaatctcACAGACTTCCAGTCATTTAATGTCACAATTCCCTGCATATCTAGATCTTCGATTGAAAAGAGGTTCCAAGAGTTGTACATGATTGCTAAGTTCAAGGAAGTTCAGCAGCAAGTCAACGGTATCATTGACTTGAATCTGAAGTTACTACCAAGTGATGGTGCAATAAAGACATATATGGTTGAGGATGAAGTAGCTTTGGAGGAGTTCACTAAGTTGGTTACGTATTTTGTGGACTTTAGTAAGGTTGATGCAGTTGCAAAGTACTCTTGTGGattatttgagatgaggggAATATTATGTCGGCACATTTTGGCTGTATTCAGATGTAACGATATTAGATATTTTCCGGAAATATAcattttagatcgatggaggaaggatATTAAAAGGCGATACACATTAATCCACAGTAGCTATGATGAAGGGGACCAATGGCCAGATGCTAATAGATATTCAAGTCTTTTGAGCATTTGTTATCAGATGATTACTCATGCAGCTAGTTCGAGAAAGTATACTGAGGATGCGAGAAGTAAGTTATATGCGATGATTGAGCTCTATCGTGCCAATGAAGAACCCCCATCTTTCACTCAAATTGGTTCTAATGCTAGTGACACGGCAAATGACACTACGGTCGGGTGTTCTGGGGAAGTACACAGCCCACGTGTTGTGCGAGGCAAAGGCAAACCTCCATCTCTAAGAAGAGCATCCAGGATGGAGATAGACATGCGGAAAGCAAAAGCAAAGTTGAAGAAAGCACCGGCAAAGGGGAAGCGTAAAGAG CGGGATGGAGGCGATACCCGGTCCATGGATAAAGGAGATACACCTGTTGTGGAAGTATGCAGGAGTTTATTTGGCCCTTCTGAGATCGATCGAACCAGATATGAACACATGCag CCTGCTGGTGGTCAGAGTTCAATCATGTTTAGTGAAGAACCATGTAaggcaagaaaaaaaagattttacgtCATTACCATTCAGGGGAAAGTGCTCCACGATTTTACGTGCATTACCATGGTTGAGGATGAAGTACTCCAGGATTTCACTAAGTTGTTAAAGGCAGAGACATTTACGTGCACCAATTAA
- the LOC122289291 gene encoding uncharacterized protein LOC122289291 — MGVHIRMSKSLPSISSSSFPKLRLGKELCFCVLEATLKWSTTTKNPRRPFLGCSKYNTQGLPYCKFFKWLDGNEVIELQVQERIDELLKKEKDGENILQMLEKREIELHKIVDRLERVSMVLSNKSDEVTQKELLLNAQEARRRGLCTLFWIYCCFRIENVTLPKCLVGMKLMEGTYGYGYCLNLAMVRILAANIF; from the exons ATGGGGGTTCATATTAGAATGTCAAAATCATTGCCATCaatatcttcatcatcttttccCAAACTACGTTTGGGAAAAGAATTGTGCTTTTGCGTGCTGGAAGCCACATTGAAATGGTCAACGACTACAAAAAACCCAAGAAGACCCTTCTTAGGGTGTTCAAAGTATAATACCCAG GGCTTACCATATTGTAAGTTTTTCAAGTGGTTGGATGGTAATGAAGTGATTGAGCTACAAGTTCAAGAAAGAATTGATGAACttttaaagaaagagaaagatggAGAGAACATACTTCAGATGCTGGAAAAGAGGGAGATTGAGCTTCATAAGATAGTGGATCGCCTCGAGAGGGTAAGCATGGTGCTGTCCAATAAAAGCGACGAGGTTACGCAAAAGGAGTTGCTGCTCAATGCACAAGAAGCTAGAAGAAGGGGGTTGTGCACGCTATTTTGGATTTACTGTTGTTTT AGAATAGAAAATGTAACTCTGCCCAAATGCTTGGTTGGAATGAAATTGATGGAAGGAACATATGGTTATGGATAT TGCTTGAACTTAGCAATGGTTCGAATTCTAGCTGCTAATATTTTCTAG